One segment of Niveibacterium microcysteis DNA contains the following:
- a CDS encoding NusG domain II-containing protein, whose amino-acid sequence MRLAARDWLALIRPGDYLVLLLAAVLVGMLGRHFWRGGEADRAEIRAAGKLFATVPLSAPQVITVPGPLGLTKIEVDIGRARVASDPGPRQYCVRQGWLSTAGAVAICAPNEVTLALLARQPAYDSLGY is encoded by the coding sequence ATGCGGCTCGCGGCGCGCGACTGGCTGGCCCTGATCCGGCCGGGCGACTACCTCGTGCTGCTGCTCGCCGCAGTGCTGGTCGGCATGCTCGGGCGGCATTTCTGGCGTGGCGGCGAGGCGGATCGTGCGGAAATCCGCGCCGCCGGCAAGCTGTTTGCGACGGTGCCCTTATCTGCGCCGCAGGTGATTACGGTGCCGGGCCCGCTCGGCCTGACGAAGATCGAAGTCGACATCGGCCGTGCGCGCGTTGCGAGCGATCCGGGGCCGCGCCAGTACTGTGTGCGGCAGGGCTGGCTCAGCACCGCTGGCGCAGTCGCGATCTGCGCGCCCAACGAGGTCACGCTTGCCTTGCTGGCGCGCCAACCTGCCTATGACTCGCTCGGTTATTGA
- the rapZ gene encoding RNase adapter RapZ codes for MQLILISGLSGSGKSIALAVLEDAGYYCVDNLPAPLLPGLVAHLRGAGYERVGVAVDVRGGASLQALPETMAALRGEVEDVRFVFLEARNTTLIARFSETRRRHPLADDGVTLLEAIERERDALEAVGELGQRIDTSDLHPNTLRVWLKDLIQASPAQGLTLLVESFGFKHGIPLDADLVFDVRCLPNPFYDPALRPLTGRDQPVIDFLCAHEDVGRMVQDIGNWLANWLPSYMRDSRAYLTLAIGCTGGQHRSVYIAETIAARFQDQVRVLLRHRALKS; via the coding sequence ATGCAACTGATTCTGATCTCCGGCCTCTCCGGTTCCGGCAAGAGTATCGCGCTCGCGGTGCTTGAAGATGCTGGTTACTACTGCGTCGACAACCTGCCGGCACCGCTGCTGCCTGGGCTGGTTGCCCACCTGCGCGGCGCGGGCTACGAGCGCGTCGGTGTTGCCGTGGATGTGCGCGGCGGCGCCAGCCTGCAGGCGTTGCCCGAGACCATGGCTGCGCTGCGCGGCGAGGTCGAGGACGTCCGCTTCGTTTTTCTTGAAGCACGCAACACCACGCTGATCGCCCGCTTTTCGGAAACCCGTCGCCGCCACCCGCTTGCGGACGACGGCGTGACACTGCTCGAAGCGATCGAGCGTGAGCGCGACGCGCTGGAAGCCGTTGGCGAGCTGGGCCAGCGTATCGATACCAGCGATCTGCATCCGAATACGCTGCGGGTGTGGCTGAAAGACCTGATCCAGGCTTCGCCAGCGCAGGGCTTGACGCTGTTGGTGGAATCCTTCGGCTTCAAGCACGGCATTCCGCTCGACGCCGATCTGGTGTTCGATGTGCGCTGCCTGCCCAATCCTTTCTACGACCCCGCGCTGCGGCCGCTGACCGGGCGTGACCAGCCGGTGATCGACTTCCTCTGCGCCCACGAAGACGTCGGCCGCATGGTGCAGGACATCGGCAACTGGCTCGCGAACTGGCTGCCCTCCTACATGCGAGACAGCCGCGCCTACCTGACGCTGGCGATCGGTTGCACCGGTGGCCAGCACCGCAGCGTCTACATCGCCGAAACGATTGCCGCGCGTTTCCAGGATCAGGTGCGGGTGCTGCTGCGGCACCGCGCACTCAAGTCCTGA
- a CDS encoding response regulator, with the protein MQLPNLDLSQIRVLIADQQGSVRTWLRTQLALIGIQQASMAANATDLLRQCRNGSFDVVLCDHHLDNQKDGVELLEDLRYQSLLPLSSVFLIVTGERTYKRVISAVEFAPDDYLIKPFSANDLSHRVMAALMKKKILKDVFAKLAEHDYAGVVAACDKVISGKGHHTLDAQRIKAEALLTLDRIDEAAEIYTSVSTQRAVPWARMGYAMVLQKRGQLDEAADEAAKLNLECPEYLSVYDFLARTHEQRGDLAAAMDYLERADALSPANLERLRHLGKLASETGDRERAASAMRKVVDRTQKSARTKIDDHLTLLKNLVGESTRKEADERLKAMRQAHAETADGLIASDVAEARLRRDEGQLEAASAAIDRALSVHAATPQIAASISVDLAEVCIESGRNEDALKVAERIEGDPEKLDASLRRRLGRIKPAAPPADAAPPMAMPPPGTEADPEATARLLQALAAALDALDSAWDADRATACRELLIDAFSAAPREREVIQAHIRYDRIAVRNGGDRHKPTTRKAIVSDTS; encoded by the coding sequence TTGCAGTTGCCCAATCTCGACCTCTCGCAGATTCGAGTGCTGATCGCCGATCAGCAAGGCTCGGTGCGTACCTGGCTACGCACGCAACTGGCGCTGATCGGCATCCAGCAGGCAAGCATGGCAGCCAATGCCACCGACCTGCTGCGCCAGTGCCGCAACGGCAGCTTCGACGTGGTGCTGTGCGACCACCACTTGGACAATCAGAAAGACGGCGTGGAGCTGCTTGAAGACCTGCGCTACCAAAGCCTGCTGCCCCTATCGTCCGTGTTTCTCATCGTCACCGGCGAGCGCACCTACAAACGCGTGATCTCGGCAGTGGAGTTCGCACCCGACGACTACCTGATCAAGCCCTTCTCGGCCAATGACCTGAGCCACCGGGTGATGGCTGCGCTGATGAAGAAGAAGATCCTGAAGGACGTCTTCGCGAAGCTGGCGGAGCATGATTACGCGGGCGTGGTGGCCGCCTGCGACAAGGTGATCTCGGGCAAGGGCCACCACACGCTGGATGCGCAACGGATCAAGGCCGAAGCCTTGCTCACGCTTGATCGCATCGATGAAGCCGCCGAGATCTACACCAGCGTATCCACCCAGCGCGCCGTGCCCTGGGCGCGCATGGGCTACGCGATGGTGCTGCAGAAGCGCGGCCAGCTTGACGAAGCCGCTGACGAAGCGGCGAAGCTCAACCTCGAATGCCCTGAGTACCTCTCGGTGTACGACTTTCTCGCCCGCACGCATGAGCAGCGCGGCGACCTGGCCGCGGCGATGGACTACCTGGAGCGTGCCGACGCGCTCTCGCCCGCCAACCTTGAACGGCTGCGCCACCTGGGCAAACTCGCCTCGGAAACGGGCGACCGCGAACGCGCCGCCAGCGCGATGCGCAAGGTGGTCGACCGAACGCAAAAGAGCGCACGTACCAAGATCGACGACCATTTGACCTTGTTGAAGAATCTGGTCGGCGAAAGCACCCGCAAGGAAGCCGACGAACGCCTCAAGGCCATGCGCCAGGCCCACGCGGAGACGGCCGACGGGCTCATCGCCAGCGATGTCGCCGAAGCACGGTTGCGGCGCGACGAAGGCCAGCTGGAGGCCGCGAGCGCCGCGATCGACCGGGCGCTGTCGGTCCACGCGGCGACGCCGCAGATTGCGGCCTCAATCTCAGTCGACCTCGCGGAAGTCTGCATCGAGAGTGGTCGCAACGAAGATGCATTGAAGGTTGCCGAGCGCATCGAGGGAGACCCGGAAAAGCTCGACGCGAGCCTCAGGCGCCGCCTCGGGCGCATCAAACCCGCCGCACCGCCCGCGGATGCAGCGCCGCCGATGGCGATGCCCCCGCCGGGTACCGAAGCGGATCCGGAGGCCACCGCACGGCTGTTGCAAGCGCTCGCCGCGGCACTCGATGCGCTGGACAGCGCCTGGGATGCCGATCGCGCGACGGCGTGCCGTGAACTGTTGATCGATGCCTTCAGCGCCGCACCGCGCGAGCGCGAGGTGATTCAGGCACATATCCGCTACGACCGGATTGCGGTGCGCAACGGCGGCGACCGCCACAAGCCAACGACCCGCAAGGCGATCGTCTCAGACACCAGCTGA
- a CDS encoding HU family DNA-binding protein, with translation MTRKRTRIMNKSELIDALAAKTGFTKTDSAKALDGLLDVVTETLAAGDEISLVGFGSFSVSKRAARTGRNPKTGEAIQIAASKAPTFSAGAKLKAAVNK, from the coding sequence ATAACCCGGAAAAGAACCCGAATCATGAACAAATCCGAACTCATCGACGCGCTGGCCGCCAAGACCGGCTTCACCAAGACCGACTCCGCCAAAGCCCTCGACGGCCTGCTGGATGTCGTGACCGAAACCCTCGCCGCCGGCGACGAAATCTCCCTGGTTGGCTTCGGCTCCTTCTCGGTCAGCAAGCGTGCCGCCCGTACCGGCCGCAACCCGAAGACCGGCGAAGCGATCCAGATCGCCGCATCGAAGGCCCCGACGTTCAGCGCCGGTGCCAAGCTGAAGGCCGCGGTCAACAAGTAA
- a CDS encoding PEP-CTERM sorting domain-containing protein: MRHMIGKTSLALALALAGIGTASAGVIYTLSATDSTSVHRGMGDISHYSYGGLWSGIYGYGTDFLVTYLRFDLSGVADSTSLRSVKLSATANSFAGDSLIKAYHVDDDTLGGHTYPALTYNGFHGFNAFLGSESAAGYGPYSWDLSAADFSSDLADNTLTIALTADARADANHWVFFNRDFRLTLDTESAAVPEPATLLLTGLGLVGLAASRRRKTG; the protein is encoded by the coding sequence ATGCGGCACATGATCGGCAAGACAAGCCTCGCGCTGGCGCTGGCTTTGGCAGGGATCGGCACGGCCAGCGCGGGTGTCATCTACACATTGAGCGCGACTGACAGCACCAGCGTCCATCGCGGCATGGGCGATATCTCGCATTACAGCTATGGGGGTCTGTGGTCCGGGATCTACGGCTACGGCACCGACTTCCTGGTGACGTATCTGCGCTTCGATCTGAGCGGCGTGGCAGATTCGACCAGTCTGCGCAGCGTGAAGCTGAGCGCCACGGCCAATTCGTTTGCCGGCGATTCCTTGATCAAGGCCTACCACGTCGACGACGACACGCTGGGCGGCCACACCTACCCCGCGCTGACCTACAACGGCTTCCACGGTTTCAACGCGTTTCTCGGCTCCGAATCGGCGGCGGGATATGGCCCCTACAGCTGGGATCTTTCGGCCGCCGACTTCAGCAGCGACCTCGCCGACAACACGCTGACCATTGCGTTGACCGCGGATGCGCGGGCGGACGCCAATCACTGGGTGTTCTTCAACCGCGATTTCCGTCTCACGCTCGACACCGAATCGGCAGCGGTGCCGGAACCCGCCACGCTGCTGTTGACCGGTCTCGGGCTCGTCGGACTCGCCGCATCGCGCCGCCGCAAGACCGGCTGA
- the ssb gene encoding single-stranded DNA-binding protein, whose product MASVNKVILVGNLGADPETRYAPSGDAICNIRIATTDTWRDKATGEKKEATEWHRVVFFGKVAEIAGQYLKKGSSVYIEGRLQTRKWQDKEGRDQYTTEIRADQMQMLGGRPGGEGGGSRGGYNSGGDDYNQAPAPRGGNQGGGNARPQSRPAPAPQAPAGGNNFGDFDDDIPF is encoded by the coding sequence ATGGCTTCTGTGAACAAGGTGATCCTCGTCGGTAACCTCGGTGCCGACCCGGAGACCCGCTACGCCCCGAGCGGCGACGCGATCTGCAATATCCGTATCGCGACCACCGACACCTGGCGCGACAAGGCCACCGGCGAGAAGAAGGAAGCGACCGAATGGCACCGCGTTGTGTTCTTCGGCAAGGTCGCGGAAATCGCCGGCCAGTACCTGAAGAAGGGCTCGTCGGTCTATATCGAAGGCCGCCTGCAGACCCGCAAGTGGCAGGACAAGGAAGGTCGTGACCAGTACACGACCGAGATCCGCGCCGACCAGATGCAGATGCTCGGCGGCCGCCCCGGTGGTGAGGGCGGCGGCTCGCGCGGCGGCTACAACAGCGGCGGCGACGACTACAACCAGGCACCGGCTCCGCGCGGCGGCAATCAGGGCGGCGGCAATGCACGCCCGCAATCGCGCCCGGCCCCGGCGCCACAGGCCCCGGCCGGCGGAAACAACTTCGGCGATTTCGACGACGACATTCCATTCTGA
- a CDS encoding MFS transporter — translation MSSPFSDRMSAQERRAGATLAAIFALRMLGLFLILPVFSVFAKTLPGGNDLQWAGLALGAFGMVQAIFQVPFGVASDRFGRKPVIVFGLLMFAAGCALAAWAPNIGWMIAARALQGAGAISAAVSALAADLTREQHRTKVMAMIGSTIGLVFAVSLVASPALYQWIGMHGMFLLTGALSLLAIPVLLRAVPTPPRIETAMPRVPLATVLTERQLMPLHFGVFAIHMIQMGMFLIVPRILVESEHLPLAEHWKIYLPVVLASFVLMVPAIIYAERKRQMRRVLLASIALLAATQLGFLLVQDTFWPIVGLLFLFFVAFNIVEASLPSLVSRIAPPQAKGAALGVYNTSQSIGAALGGAAGGAVAAHFGPHAVFAGTTLLALIWWLWARSMRNPPQLTEREIAIDPHIEIASFRHELLALPGVREAIVIPERRMAYLKINLERWDEASLRRLTGGKA, via the coding sequence ATGTCCTCCCCGTTCTCCGACCGCATGAGTGCGCAGGAACGCCGCGCCGGCGCCACGCTGGCCGCGATCTTTGCGTTGCGCATGCTCGGGCTGTTCCTGATCCTGCCGGTGTTCTCGGTCTTCGCGAAGACGCTGCCGGGCGGGAACGACCTGCAATGGGCCGGGCTGGCGCTGGGCGCCTTCGGCATGGTGCAGGCGATCTTCCAGGTGCCCTTCGGTGTCGCGTCGGACCGCTTTGGCCGCAAGCCGGTGATCGTTTTCGGCCTGCTCATGTTTGCTGCCGGTTGTGCGCTGGCCGCCTGGGCGCCCAACATCGGCTGGATGATCGCGGCGCGTGCGCTGCAGGGTGCTGGCGCGATCTCCGCCGCGGTGTCGGCGCTGGCCGCCGACCTCACCCGCGAGCAGCATCGCACCAAGGTGATGGCGATGATCGGCTCGACGATCGGGCTGGTGTTTGCCGTGTCCCTGGTCGCTTCGCCGGCGCTGTACCAGTGGATCGGCATGCACGGCATGTTCCTGCTGACCGGGGCCTTGTCGCTGCTGGCGATCCCGGTGTTGCTGCGCGCGGTGCCGACGCCGCCGCGCATCGAGACCGCGATGCCGCGGGTGCCGCTTGCCACGGTGCTGACCGAACGGCAGCTGATGCCGCTTCATTTTGGCGTGTTCGCGATCCACATGATCCAGATGGGCATGTTCCTGATCGTGCCGCGCATCCTGGTCGAGTCCGAACACCTGCCGCTGGCCGAGCACTGGAAGATCTACCTGCCGGTGGTGCTGGCTAGTTTCGTACTGATGGTGCCGGCGATCATTTACGCCGAGCGCAAACGCCAGATGCGGCGCGTACTGTTGGCGTCGATTGCGCTGCTGGCAGCCACGCAACTCGGTTTTCTGTTGGTGCAGGATACGTTCTGGCCGATCGTTGGCCTGCTGTTCCTGTTCTTTGTCGCCTTCAACATTGTTGAGGCGTCGCTGCCCTCGCTGGTGTCGCGCATCGCGCCGCCGCAGGCCAAAGGGGCGGCGCTGGGCGTCTACAACACCTCGCAGTCGATCGGCGCGGCGCTGGGCGGCGCGGCGGGCGGGGCGGTGGCCGCCCACTTCGGGCCGCATGCGGTGTTTGCCGGCACCACGCTGTTGGCCTTGATCTGGTGGCTGTGGGCGCGCAGCATGCGCAACCCGCCGCAGCTGACCGAACGCGAGATCGCGATTGATCCGCATATCGAGATCGCCAGCTTCCGCCACGAACTGCTCGCGCTGCCCGGCGTGCGCGAGGCCATCGTCATCCCCGAGCGGCGGATGGCATACTTGAAGATTAATCTTGAGCGCTGGGATGAAGCATCCCTGCGCCGTCTTACTGGAGGGAAAGCCTGA
- a CDS encoding transglutaminase-like domain-containing protein gives MTPYLASSSSIDWKTPAVHALAQQLAVEAGSGDEAIARRCFEFVRDEIRHSWDYRSGPVTLRASEVLAHRTGYCYAKSHLLAALLRANGIPAALCYQRLPVGDGGAPYCLHGLNAVYLADHGWYRIDARGNKPGVDARFTPPHEHLAFPIRGGAEQDIEGLYAEPLQAVVDALTRHSTIEQVFLNLPDIEAPLRTAGAPT, from the coding sequence ATGACTCCCTACCTCGCGTCCAGCTCCAGCATTGATTGGAAAACACCGGCCGTACACGCGCTGGCCCAGCAGCTCGCGGTTGAGGCGGGTAGTGGCGACGAGGCGATCGCACGACGTTGCTTCGAATTTGTGCGCGACGAAATCCGCCACAGTTGGGACTACCGCAGCGGGCCGGTGACGCTGCGCGCCTCCGAAGTGCTCGCACACCGAACTGGCTATTGCTACGCGAAGAGCCATCTGCTGGCCGCCCTGTTGCGCGCCAACGGCATCCCCGCGGCGCTGTGCTACCAGCGCCTGCCGGTTGGCGATGGTGGTGCGCCGTACTGCCTGCATGGGCTCAACGCGGTGTACCTGGCCGACCACGGCTGGTACCGCATCGACGCCCGCGGCAACAAGCCCGGCGTAGACGCCCGCTTCACGCCGCCGCACGAACACCTCGCCTTCCCGATCCGGGGCGGCGCCGAACAAGACATCGAAGGCCTGTACGCCGAACCGCTGCAGGCCGTGGTCGACGCATTGACCCGCCATTCCACCATCGAGCAGGTGTTCCTGAACCTGCCCGACATCGAGGCGCCGCTGCGAACCGCCGGCGCCCCGACCTAG
- the uvrA gene encoding excinuclease ABC subunit UvrA, with protein MDDIKIRGARTHNLKNISLDIPRNRLTVITGLSGSGKSSLAFDTLYAEGQRRYVESLSAYARQFLQLMEKPDVDLIEGLSPAISIEQKATSHNPRSTVGTVTEIHDYLRLLYARAGQPHCPEHKLPLAAQSVSQMVDTVLALPEDTKVMVLAPVVTERKGSFEDMFAELRAQGFVRLRIDGTLHEIDALPKLEKTGKHSIDIVVDRLKVRADARQRLAESFETALAHAEGRALAVEMDDGKEHLFSARFACPVCSYAIAELEPRLFSFNNPVGACPKCDGLGSVEFFDPTRVVAFPHLSLASGAIRGWDRRNQFYFQMLQSLAAHYGFDIDATFEELPAEMQQIVLYGSGKTKIAFKYLSENGRNVTKEHSFEGIVPNLERRYRETDSIAVREELAKYRSHQACPTCEGTRLREEARHVFIGDRTLPQVGRLALAECKHFFDTLKLEGHRAQIADKIVHEISARLQFLIDVGLDYLMLERSADTLSGGEAQRIRLASQIGSGLTGVMYVLDEPSIGLHQRDNDRLLGTLARLRDLGNTVIVVEHDEDAIRAADYVVDMGPGAGEHGGQVIAHGLPAQVEAHPDSATGAFLSGRRKIALPGERKSPDPQRQLYLRGARGNNLKHVTLELPVGLFTCITGVSGSGKSTLINDTLYAIAARHLYGSVAEPAPYDDIEGLEFFDKVISVDQAPIGRTPRSNPATYTGLLTPIRELYAGVPASRERGYGPGRFSFNVKGGRCEACQGDGMIKVEMHFLPDVFVPCDVCHGQRYNRETLEIRYRGKTIAEVLNMTVEEAHAFFDAVPTVARKLETLLDVGLGYIRLGQSATTLSGGEAQRVKLALELSKRDTGRTLYILDEPTTGLHFQDIEMLLKVLARLRDHGNTIVVIEHNLDVIKTADWLIDLGPEGGGGGGRILVAGPPEAVAAHPISHTGKYLKRLLS; from the coding sequence ATGGACGACATCAAGATCCGCGGTGCGCGCACGCACAACCTGAAGAACATCTCGCTCGACATCCCGCGCAACCGGCTCACGGTGATCACCGGCCTGTCGGGCTCGGGCAAGAGCTCGCTCGCGTTCGACACGCTCTACGCCGAAGGGCAGCGCCGCTATGTCGAATCGCTGTCGGCGTACGCGCGGCAGTTCCTGCAGCTAATGGAAAAGCCGGACGTCGACCTGATCGAAGGTCTTTCGCCAGCGATCTCGATCGAACAGAAGGCGACTAGCCACAACCCGCGTTCGACCGTCGGCACCGTCACCGAGATCCACGACTACCTGCGCCTGCTGTACGCCCGCGCCGGCCAGCCGCACTGCCCGGAGCACAAGTTGCCGCTCGCGGCACAGAGCGTGTCGCAGATGGTCGACACCGTGCTCGCGCTGCCCGAGGACACCAAGGTGATGGTGCTCGCGCCGGTGGTGACCGAGCGCAAGGGCAGCTTCGAAGACATGTTTGCCGAGCTGCGCGCACAGGGCTTCGTGCGCCTGCGCATCGACGGCACGTTGCATGAGATCGATGCACTGCCGAAACTCGAAAAGACCGGCAAGCATTCGATCGACATCGTCGTAGACCGCCTCAAGGTGCGCGCCGATGCGCGCCAGCGCCTGGCCGAAAGTTTCGAGACCGCGCTGGCGCACGCCGAAGGCCGCGCGCTGGCGGTGGAGATGGATGACGGCAAGGAGCACCTGTTCTCCGCGCGCTTCGCCTGCCCGGTGTGCAGCTACGCGATCGCGGAACTCGAACCGCGGTTGTTCTCCTTCAACAACCCGGTCGGCGCTTGCCCAAAGTGCGATGGTCTCGGCTCGGTCGAGTTCTTCGATCCGACGCGCGTCGTCGCCTTTCCGCATCTGTCGCTCGCCAGCGGCGCGATCCGCGGCTGGGATCGCCGCAACCAGTTCTACTTCCAGATGCTGCAGAGCCTCGCGGCGCACTACGGCTTCGACATCGACGCCACCTTCGAGGAACTGCCTGCCGAGATGCAGCAGATCGTGCTGTACGGTTCGGGCAAGACGAAGATCGCCTTCAAGTACCTGTCCGAGAACGGTCGCAACGTCACCAAGGAGCACAGCTTCGAAGGCATCGTGCCGAACCTGGAGCGCCGCTATCGCGAGACCGACTCGATCGCAGTGCGCGAAGAGCTGGCCAAGTACCGCAGCCACCAGGCCTGCCCGACCTGCGAAGGAACGCGCCTGCGCGAAGAGGCGCGCCACGTTTTCATCGGCGACCGCACGCTGCCGCAGGTCGGCCGCCTTGCGCTGGCCGAGTGCAAGCACTTCTTCGACACGCTCAAGCTCGAAGGCCATCGCGCGCAGATCGCCGACAAGATCGTGCACGAGATCTCCGCGCGCCTGCAGTTCCTGATCGACGTGGGCCTCGATTACCTGATGCTTGAACGCAGCGCCGATACGCTCTCGGGCGGCGAAGCGCAGCGCATCCGGCTCGCGAGCCAGATCGGCTCCGGCCTCACCGGCGTGATGTACGTGCTCGATGAGCCGTCGATCGGCCTGCACCAGCGCGATAACGACAGGCTGCTTGGCACGCTGGCGCGGCTGCGCGATCTCGGTAACACCGTGATCGTGGTCGAGCACGACGAAGATGCGATCCGCGCTGCGGACTACGTGGTCGACATGGGCCCCGGCGCGGGTGAGCATGGCGGCCAGGTGATCGCGCACGGCCTGCCGGCGCAAGTCGAGGCACACCCGGATTCGGCGACCGGCGCCTTCCTCTCAGGCCGGCGCAAGATCGCGTTGCCGGGCGAGCGAAAGTCACCCGACCCGCAGCGCCAGCTTTACCTGCGCGGGGCACGCGGCAACAACCTCAAGCACGTGACGCTGGAACTGCCGGTGGGGCTGTTCACCTGCATCACCGGCGTCTCCGGCTCCGGCAAGAGCACGCTGATCAACGACACGCTTTACGCGATCGCCGCGCGCCATCTGTACGGCTCGGTCGCGGAACCCGCGCCATACGACGACATCGAAGGCCTCGAATTCTTCGACAAGGTGATCAGCGTCGACCAGGCGCCGATCGGCCGCACGCCGCGCTCCAACCCCGCCACCTACACCGGCCTGCTGACGCCAATCCGCGAGCTGTACGCCGGCGTGCCGGCATCGCGTGAGCGCGGCTACGGGCCGGGGCGTTTCTCCTTCAATGTGAAGGGTGGGCGCTGCGAGGCCTGCCAGGGCGACGGCATGATCAAGGTGGAGATGCACTTCCTGCCCGATGTGTTCGTACCCTGCGACGTCTGCCACGGCCAGCGCTACAACCGCGAAACGCTGGAGATCCGCTATCGCGGCAAGACCATCGCCGAAGTGCTGAACATGACGGTCGAAGAAGCGCATGCCTTCTTCGACGCGGTGCCGACCGTCGCGCGCAAGCTCGAAACCCTGCTCGACGTGGGCCTCGGTTACATCCGCCTCGGCCAGAGCGCCACCACCCTTTCAGGCGGCGAAGCGCAGCGCGTGAAGCTCGCACTGGAACTGTCGAAGCGCGACACCGGCCGCACGCTCTACATCCTCGACGAACCGACCACCGGCCTGCACTTCCAGGACATCGAGATGCTGCTGAAGGTGCTCGCGCGCCTGCGCGACCACGGCAACACCATCGTCGTGATCGAACACAACCTGGACGTGATCAAGACCGCCGACTGGCTGATCGATCTCGGCCCCGAAGGCGGTGGTGGTGGTGGTCGCATCCTCGTCGCCGGGCCGCCCGAAGCCGTCGCCGCCCACCCGATCAGCCACACCGGCAAGTACCTCAAACGCCTGCTCAGCTGA
- a CDS encoding RtcB family protein: MTHQVVEVANGRPIKLWTDGVPVEDDARKQLMNTAKMPFIFRHLAVMPDVHLGKGSTIGSVIPTRGAIIPAAVGVDIGCGMMAARTTLTAADLPTSLHGLRSAIERAVPHGRAPGRRDPGAWETPPKAVDAMWTELQAGFRRITEKYPRLERTNNHKHLGTLGTGNHFIEVCLDEADQVWFMLHSGSRGVGNAIGNLFIELAQADMRQHIANLPDRDLAYFNEGSTHFDDYVEAVGWAQDFARRNRVLMMQAVVAAVRTVIRQPFSAEVEAVNCHHNYVQRETHFGAEVWITRKGAVSAQKGQLGIIPGSMGAKSFIVRGLGNEEAFCSCSHGAGRTMSRNEAKRRFTVADQVRATQGVECRKDADVIDEIPMAYKDIDAVMNAQRELVEVVHTLRQVVCVKG, translated from the coding sequence GTGACGCACCAGGTCGTTGAGGTGGCCAACGGCCGCCCGATCAAGCTGTGGACCGACGGCGTGCCGGTCGAGGACGACGCGCGCAAGCAGCTGATGAACACCGCGAAGATGCCCTTCATCTTCCGCCACCTCGCGGTGATGCCGGACGTGCATCTGGGCAAGGGCTCAACGATCGGCAGCGTGATCCCGACGCGCGGCGCGATCATTCCAGCGGCCGTCGGTGTCGATATCGGCTGCGGCATGATGGCGGCACGCACCACGCTCACCGCCGCCGATCTGCCGACGAGTCTGCACGGCCTGCGCAGCGCGATCGAGCGCGCCGTGCCGCATGGGCGAGCGCCCGGCCGGCGCGATCCGGGAGCGTGGGAGACGCCGCCAAAGGCGGTGGACGCGATGTGGACGGAACTCCAGGCCGGCTTCAGGCGCATCACCGAGAAGTACCCACGCCTGGAACGCACCAACAACCACAAGCACCTCGGCACGCTGGGCACCGGCAACCACTTCATCGAGGTCTGTCTCGATGAGGCCGACCAGGTGTGGTTCATGCTCCACTCGGGTTCGCGCGGGGTCGGCAACGCGATCGGCAACCTCTTCATTGAACTTGCGCAAGCCGATATGCGGCAGCACATTGCCAACCTGCCCGACCGCGACCTCGCCTACTTCAACGAAGGCAGCACGCACTTCGACGACTACGTCGAAGCGGTTGGCTGGGCGCAAGACTTCGCACGGCGCAACCGGGTGCTGATGATGCAAGCGGTGGTCGCCGCTGTGCGCACGGTCATCCGCCAACCCTTCAGCGCCGAAGTCGAAGCGGTGAATTGCCACCACAACTATGTGCAGCGCGAAACCCACTTCGGCGCCGAGGTGTGGATCACGCGCAAGGGCGCGGTGTCGGCGCAGAAGGGGCAGCTGGGCATCATCCCGGGTTCGATGGGGGCGAAGAGCTTCATCGTGCGTGGGCTCGGCAACGAAGAAGCGTTCTGTTCCTGCAGCCACGGCGCCGGCCGCACGATGAGCCGCAACGAGGCGAAGCGCCGCTTCACCGTAGCCGATCAGGTCCGCGCCACGCAGGGTGTGGAGTGCCGCAAGGACGCCGACGTGATCGACGAGATTCCGATGGCCTACAAGGACATCGATGCGGTGATGAATGCGCAACGCGAACTGGTCGAGGTGGTGCACACGCTACGGCAGGTGGTGTGCGTCAAGGGCTGA